A region of the Mytilus edulis chromosome 11, xbMytEdul2.2, whole genome shotgun sequence genome:
TATGTAGAACAGTATTTAAAagtgttgtatttattttgtagattatttTGTTGCAGAACATATTGTCCAAGATTCTGACATCTTGTGTTTTTGATGGgacttttattattttagtttGATAGACTAAAATGCAGAtcagatacattttgtataagaaataaaattttagaggtgGTCACTGCGCCATTCAGTATCCAAACttgtgtttgttttattgattttagaAAGTAGAGGCTAATGTTGAAGTGTAAATAATTGGATGTGCTCAGTTATTTACACATATGTTCAAAATAGATGGAGCATTTTAGCACATAAATACTTTATGTTTGGTTAAACAACGTGCATTAAAACATAAGGTATTATAACACCCAAACGCATGCAACATTACGAAAATGCCTGTAAaagaatgcgcgcaaatgtaatgaaCAGAAACAATGAATACATTGTAAGCTAATGCATATCTAGACGTCAATGAaattaaacaattaataaaaatgtcaccgtattattaatttttttttcttctagttttcacaaaatatgaacaATTGTTTTACAGCAAAACTGATGCAGTTGTGTAATTTTCttcttgtttcttttaaaaatagcATATCCACCTATCCGTACCTGTAGAGTTGCATTTCATGCAAGATTGAAACCCAGTGTTACCCTTGGTTCGAAACAGATTGTTGTTTTTGATGACGTTATAACCAATATTGGTCAAGCATATGACCAACACTCGGGTTTTTTCACAGCGCCTTGTGATGGCATATATTTCTTTGCCTGTACATTTCTGAGAGGTAGAGGTGTTGAGTTAAATCTTCAAATGGTTAAAAACAACAACGAAATATCGCGGGGTCATGCGGCAACTGGTGGAGGATCACAAACAGGGTCAATGAATGCAGTTGTATATCTCCGCAAGGGAGATGTTGTCAAAATACGTCATTTCCCTGGCGTAGGATCGGAAAATATACATGACGATTGGTGCTTCTTTACGGGCTACAGTGTATAATATATGactattaaaaatatttatattgaatctgttttgtcttcaatttataaaattgatacgGTTTAGTGATCAAATATGTCTTTGgtgaacaaaatcaaaataccATTGGATAACATTGCCACAGATCAAGAATAGTTTAATGGACCTTGCATATAATTTTGAACACAAACGCACatgaaaaatcattttaaatttgagGAAAAGTTTGAGTCATTCCTTTGAATTCATGATCATTTAAAGATAGTTGCAAGGACATGTTTTTCGACAGTTCTTAGTATTACATCAACAGATTACAGAAATCACCTTATTTCACCAGACCACATACATACGCCATAagtacttgttcaaaaataacatgcgtacaaacaaaaaacaacaggaCACAGCCCAAACAACCAGACTTAGTACATATGCAAAATGGAGTAAACTTAAACGCAGAATAATATGTCGTTCTTCACAAACCCTAATTGAACAGTATATTTTTGGCAAAAGCACACCCTGGTAATGCACTCTTATTTGATAACAACGTGTTCGAGGTATCGTATCGGGGATGTATGTAATCTCAATCCGATGGGTAATAATGTATTATACTGCAGGGAAATGTGTTGCCGTTGGGCAAATGAGATACAAACATTTAACGAGAAGTAGAATTATATATGATATGCCAATATAAGCGAAAGTTAATTGATTAGAAAgatgtttttttgtatttgtctttcattataaaaaaaaagaagatatggtataaaggccaatgagaaaactgtccagAAGAGACCAAcataatacagaaattaacaactaatggtcaccgtacggtctttaataatgagtaaagcccatgccgcatagtcagctataaaaggccccgaaatgacaatgtaaaacaattcaaacaagaaaactaacggccttatttatgtaaaaaaatgaacgaaaaacaaatatataacacatataaaaagtacaacataagaacgaactataaaaatcagttaaaaacagcttaactcatcagatggacataaatacaagtggacgtggccgggtacttgtacatacCAACAACAAAATGACACTAGGAACAGAcctgagagtattcgcagttatccgacagctagttcaaagccactaacaactaataaaaaaatcatgaatctaaaactaaaatatcaatccgtacacatccaaaaATTCAATGGATTCAGTGTAAAAAGTGACCTTGAGCACTTCCAAGATACATTTAtggacagattgtagatccatgaatgtgtatatgtatataacatactagtaatatttagtttggtttttaatttactgataacaaaatcaatatttataccataaaaacaaattcaatgatcttattacagtgttgaattggtaaccttttagaataagtttattaaaAGGAGCggtaagtttacaaggatcatgtCATATTTTCCGGGCACAGTatactgggtcgataccactgctggtagacgtttcgtccctgaggttatcaccagcccagtagtcgcaccgaagtgttgacatgaatatcaataatgtggttatttttacaaatttcctgtttaccaaactttgaattttccgaAAAACTAAAgagtttcttatcccaggaatagattaccttaaccgtattaggcacaacttttttgaattttggatccttaatgttcttcaactttgtacttgtttggctttataaatattttgatatgagcgtcactgatgagttttatgtagacgaaacgcgcttctgccgtactaaattataatcctggtacctttgataattattaacaACTTTTTAGTAAAAAAGAGGATGTGCtattccgtttgaaataagttttctacaggtacaaccaaacttccaaaccaaatttttatatctatggaaaaatttagttaAGGTTTTAAGTAATCTATGGTAATCCAGGGTTTAATAATtaaccagtaatacatagattacgtgcgttaaaataaaaaacgtcacaacagacacgggcatagcgaacgagctgtgatAAATAAACACCGTCAGATAGTGCCAacggaacatcaccatctaaaaatttaaaattaataataggGGACAAAAACATCGTcctttttgtcgtaaattttagtgtggagtttcccgtttaaaaccgaaatatctaaatttaggaaaggacagttattacagTTTAAATTAATTCAtctaaagtaagttccttggggtaaatttcagcagtatattgagaaaattcttgattatttaacgaaaaaatatcatcaagataacggttagtgttgttgaatttatcaattaaatgcaatttcgacggatctttactgagtttagtcataaattgtgattcgtaacagtacaataACAAGTCTGCTATAAAAGGAGCACAATTAGTGCCCATAGGGATACCTACAACTTGTCGATAATTTttttgccgaaacgtacataacttttatcaaggagaaaattaacagcttcaatcatctcatcacacctccagtaagtatacctagcatatttacctttctctttAGAGAATAAGGCTTtgaatgagttgcagcaaatatatttgcattcagctttaccaaacgaccaattaattgaatagaaaaactTTTGTTTAAGAGGCGAATTTAGGGTAGGGGGGGGCAccgggggcccgggccccccctttttgggaaaaaaattggttgcttatatagggaatcactgaagcgtgactggagcgggccccctcttaggttagtcagtgggcccccacttatgaaaatttctggatccgccactgtgtttgataagatagtgtggaagtgtagtgtaaagagtagaataatcaaaactgtcaacagaatcaaaaggatcATCAAAAgtacgtaatttatctaaaacatctaaGATGTCTATACCAAATAAATACTAATTCCTTCCGTTCAAATCTCTTTATTCAGGTACGAAAAGATtaactacaaaataaaagataaaacacacTAAATTCTACTATCAAAACTAACATTTTCTGAATTAATACATTACAAAATGGCAACTATCATAACATTTACGGTAGTAACATACACTTGTTCTCTTTCAAAAAAGTAATAGCATGAACATTTACGGTAAATAATTGCCAAATTATCAAGGTCAAGTTTTATCAGTTTTACATCAATCAAACTCAAAATTTCTAACTTTAAACATGAAAGATAATTTATctgtaataaataaaagaaacatacCATATTGGTTGACTCTGGTATTCCTTATTTTCATCATAATCAAAGATTTTCACCAAGCACGTTTCGTGCAAATTCCCTGAAGAGGTTCATTAAAGTAAAGGGAaagtaatttatttcaaaatagaacATCACTAATTAccaaaaaatacaacaataggAAACAACGGTTTTTGTTCTCAAATTTGGCCGCTACATTCCAGCCCCTTAATTGTGGTCTTAAAGAactcaattatcaaaaattataAGGAGGCCAAATAATTTCCCAATTTAAGTGACAATCAATAAACTAAACCTTTATATAGTCCATTTATACAACAAAGTACTTTTAAACACAAGTTACTGTTCTAACATGACTAGTTCAAACTATGACTCTAAATATCAGCTTCTAATACCAAACACAACTTTGCAATGGGTCGTAATAAAGTTGTTGGATATGTTTTCAGCCTCACTATACGAACATTGTCCGATTTGTCCTTTAGTACTCCAATGATTCTCCCTAAGTTCCAAAGGTTTCTCGGTGTATTATCCTGGATCAATACAATGTCTCCTATTTTCAAGGTTCGCTTTTCAGAGTTCCACTTTTGCCTACTTTGTAATAAAGGCAAATATTCATGAGTCCATCTCTTTCAGAAAATGTCTGCTAGATATTGTATTTGTCGCCAACGTCTTCTTACGTAATTGTCTGTTTTACAAAAAGTTCCTGG
Encoded here:
- the LOC139494941 gene encoding complement C1q tumor necrosis factor-related protein 3-like, yielding MKNRHISLLLITVITAYAGDDCCQNAGTAKETLVDAINTLQKAYKLLGNTYPPIRTCRVAFHARLKPSVTLGSKQIVVFDDVITNIGQAYDQHSGFFTAPCDGIYFFACTFLRGRGVELNLQMVKNNNEISRGHAATGGGSQTGSMNAVVYLRKGDVVKIRHFPGVGSENIHDDWCFFTGYSV